DNA sequence from the Dreissena polymorpha isolate Duluth1 chromosome 3, UMN_Dpol_1.0, whole genome shotgun sequence genome:
GTAGGATGATGAAcgatttataaatttatataaaagggaCTGTTCAATAATACCCAAAACATAATCTTAAAGATTAGCGTTAACAAATGTACAATTACATTTCATAGTTATATCAACTTAACATCTATATCCTTCTATTTTAGCACATATTATTACAAATTCAATCAACTAAAATTTATTTGCAAACGTAGGTATTTCAAAGCTGCAGCCGATCGAGCTGGTTGGATTAAAAGAGGGTGAAATAGGTTTAATGGTTCGGAAAAAGAACGTTTTGTAAGTTTCTGTTATTACGTGTTTCTTGATAGCTTCCAATTAAAACAAATCATAGACACATTCGAACATGAATGAGTTTTATTGTATACTTATTAGATCATCCATATAAGTATTTCATCATATATACAAATTTAGATAATATTCCAATTTTAGCATTCGATTATCTTATAAATGATATGgattttttgtaaaaattcatttaaaatcctTATAAGATGCCCATTAATGTTTCTGTTAGTTTTCTCGCTTTCTtcattctttgtttatttatcTCTTTATAATTGTTAACAGTGGTGACAATTTCTTGTTTGTGATGTTCTTTTCATATTCTTTTAATAAAAGACCAAAGGTTAGCATAAAACAAATTGTGTCGTGGTTTGACTTTAAAGTTTCTTAAGTTCTTAgctaattaatatttattattagtgCTTAATTATGATCTCAACGCTTGTTAAAATACAGATTACACGATAATAAGTGTTTAATACAGAAAGTTTTTTTTAACGAGGCTTATAAAACCTGACCCTGCAGCCTTGGCGACGGGTTCATGTTTTCCTACCGAGCAAATAAACTGATCTGTATTTAACACGTAACTAGTAGTTATGTTACCCATCATAATGTCACACAAATAAGGTCCTCTTCTTATAAACAAACTTGACAAAGTGTCTGAAAATGCCAGAAAACATGATAAACATATAATtacgtcatttaaataaaatggagTCATTGGCTCGTGACAATCGCTCATCTCCTTATACCTGATCCTTCATTGTACATTGCACATACACTTGAGGCAGGCTCTATGTATCCATTATTAAAGCATATTTATTTCGTAGTATTccattgttatattatgttatattatggTTAGCGAATGCAGCAAGTGCTGGACACACGTCTAAGAACTAATTGTAGTAGGAACTATAGAACAATGCACGGATATATCATTCCGCATTTAACTGTATGGAGATGATAATCTAATCCATCAGTGATAAAATTGCAATGTCTGATGCAGTCCATATTTTCATCGAAGGCTCAGAAAGGTTCAGAGTGGTATGACTGTCAGTTCTCTATGTTTCtacatttgtttttacaaactattttttttaattataattacaccagcaatatatatttttatcttaatacattgtttcaacatttttgaacaactttgaTTCTAATTATACTCATAAACCTGTTTAAACTCGAATGATAATTAAAATGATTcgtgtttaaaatgcaaataccGCCACTACGTTGTAAATATACTACTGAGGAAAGGAATCCTACTAGCCTAGATATCGTTTCAACTCattcttgaataaatatgtttaaaccaaagcATATTGATCCCGTGTAAATTGCGTAAGTTGCGCATGCGTCTAGCtaactttataattatattaagcgGACTTCTTTCCTACCTGGGTAAAAAACAGACTGGTAAAAAAAGGTTAATCTTAATATGATCTTAAGTTGTTATGATTATGTTGTACCGTAGACGAGTTTTTTACAGTCATTTGAGgttagttatttataaaaaaggtTACAGCCCGGAAAAGCTATTTTATGGCTTAATTTTGATCCGTAATAAACAGCCTGCACAGACATGTGTATCAAATTACAGTGGTAAATATAGTTATTTAAAGCGAAATAGACGATTATATTTTCGTGATACTCTAGTTACATGTACAGTCAAAACCTCCAGAATATACACTGACATGCATATTTGTGCATGTTTGATGTataataaatgtatgtgtattaGCTGTACAACCACAACCTATACCTCGATTGTGTTAGCATTAACTTCCGACGAGTCAAGCCATTTCAACGATTTTACTGCGATTATGTATATGTGTTTCTTTACGCTATGAGCGTGCAAAACAAAAGAAACTTGAATTAGATTAGGCAATActtgattaaataaaataaaataattcttacaaacatgctacttttgtttatttctttatatattaaacaCGTTCAtgccatagccttcatcagtagtattCTAGAATGTAAAAAAAACCATAGGAAGTGACGTCAGTGAAATACAGCAACGTTACGTCGTTTATCATACTGGATACGTAACTGAgtatggaaaaaaaaatataaaacacataatatcaAATTATAACATTACAATATACAAAGATGGGTAAGTGTTAAATACACCAGCCTATTAGGaataatatactttatttaaaaatatagtaATAGTCAAACATCAACAGTATATGTTTATTTTCCATATATGTTCTTTATTTCGTAAAGCAGTTTATTATTAAGACCGTTAGGAATCATAATTTTTAGTTTATGTATCCAAAATGTTTCTTTGCATAAACGGTCAAGATTCAACAACATCAATAGGTACAAAGATAAATCAGATAAAGTTCAGTCATTGTGGGTAGATCCAAAATGTCTAGCAACATGTGAAATAGAATTTATTGAACAGTTCTTGATATTTctgtatatatatgtttctttCTGACCAAACATACATTCATTGGCCCTCTTATGTACACTTATTTGGAGCATATATGACCATATCGATCGGCAAGAGTGACATCAAACACTCACAACGAGTTTCATACATCTTTTCAAAGTTCCATTCATTGACATAGAGATTTTCTGTTCTTCAAGTAAAATCACGTTCTTCCTTAAAATACCGAGATCAGCCATATGCTTAAGACGGGAAATGTCCAGCCAGTGATTATTcacaaaaaaacatgaatatggtGAATATTATACCACTGTTTACTCGTATGACTTAACTGATTATgagcaaaacaaaattaaacacttGGAATATTGATGATATCTAATGATATCTGGTAAAGCCATATGTGCCCTATACATTATTCGTTGCCGTTTTTAACTGtcctatttataaaaatattgattaaattcAAATGCATATTATTGTTTACGTGATATCTCTATTAATACATTAACGAGAAAGTGTAAGTTCAGATGGACAATGTTCTTCGCGTTATAAGATCAAATTATAAGAACATTGATTAACTAAgtatttttgtaagaaaaaattgTTATTATGATGTCTTAGCCCAACGAATGACTGTGCAGTTAAATGATGAGAGCTGGTCTTTTCGAACTATTACATCACTGCCAGTAATTCGTGATTTTTCGGGCAATGAATCCAACCATCGATTTGTAAATATAACATATGCTACGCCCTTTTGAAAACATTCCCGGCAAACGCTCTTCGTCTTGAGTATCATACGCCAACCTGCATACTTTTCGGGGCGGGTCACTGTTACATGCAGCCACAATCTGTCTCGTTTTCTCTGTGCAATCTCCTCGAGACGGACGTTTAATTCTAGAAAACAAAAAGatatattgaatacaaaatttatttatgtttaacaaATGTCGTAACGCAAAATTAAAACCTTCTTTAAGGCATGGTCCATTTTCGATGCCATGAAGTACCGCAAAAGTATGCCTTTATTGAAGGCATATTCTTAAATTATACAATGAAAAAGCGTTAACTCAATGTGGAATATAAAACTCGCCCTCTGAATAATCAGCATTTAACGCTTTGCTACCGTTTTAAACGTTCAAACCGTATTAAAATATAAACGTGAAAATCTACAAttgcatttattattataatatcgaAACATATAACACATACGAATATTAAAACATCGATTGTTTAATATTTCACAAAAGCAgcattaattgtattttaacaTATTAAGAATTATTCTTACGGTTGATTAATTGTATAACTATGATCACTCCATTGTTCTAATTATAAATAGCGTTTCGCTTAATGTTTAACAAAGATCTAATATATAAATCTAAAATTAATGTTTCCATATCCAAAAATGTTTgaagcatttatttatattattttaaaggttATTGATATATCTTACACGCTTATTACATTTCAATAGAGCATATCTTAACCCAGCCGGTTAGTTAGTCATTGCTTCCAATAATAATCCCTCCTCCTCCGAAAACGACTATCCGTAACGGTAATTCAGATAACAACTGCACCAGTATATTTGTTAACAGGTATATGCATATGCCCAACCTTTCTTTCAAAGTGTACGTATATGCGTACATTTGTGTTACCGACAAAGACGTCAATGCCGACAAAACTACTCAAggttaacaaatatattaaaaataatcataaaatcgCTATACTGTTTTTCTTCTTGCACTCCGCAGGTCCGCTGTGGTTTCCAGTTATGCACAAAGGGCATTTGGGAGGTCCATTTTTGGTTTGCGGACTTACATCGGAcgtttgtaatgtgtcatttttAATCTCTTCCTCGATATTTACAATAATTCCATTGTCGCACTTCTACAATGCAAcacaaaattattgtaccatCTAAAGTGGTTTATTGTttagtatagtttttttgttcaTGTAAATTCATATGTATACAGACGTTTAGGACTTTAAcaacaaacatcaaaacaataatGTAATGTAGTACTAGGACATTATAAAcgtatatttaaaatgttgttcGCTCGTTTGAACAGAACGTTGACTGATTCCGCGCCTAGATTATATATATCATACAATTGTATGGGAGGAACTGTGATAAGTTTATGTAACGAGATATGTAGCTTTTAGCTCAATCTTTGTACATATACTTTGTTAGTCGTCCCCTGTTTCTGCTTAATCCAGGTATGCTGTAATTTTCGTTACAAAATGACGCCATGTTCACACGTCGGTTATGATAAATTCAATTGCAACGACAGAATTTATAACAGTGTATGAGCAACTTGTACCAGATTTGACAAGCAATATTAGCAAAAAGCGCTTAattattgaaatgaaaataaaatctattaaataacacaaacgttttgattaaatatgtaaaatgctTACGTGCGTTAAGTCCGCATACACTGTGCCTGGAATAATACGGGTACAATGAGCTGTTATATATGACTGCATATTAATTAAATTGCATGTAATGTGTCAGAACGACGGTAATCAGGCCGTCAAACTTTAAGCTCGTCGGTTGAAACTTTGCATATCTGTCGGATGGATATTTTGCAGGAAAATAAACTAAAGAAAAACTCAATGTTAAAATTGTgcaatttatttctatttatatcTTGGAGAACGCATTTCATATAAAGCACACTTAATGAATACATTTATCTTATATACACGTATGATCGTAATTATGATTGTTTGTTAAGTTGTGGATTTACATTTGAACTAAAAGCCAATAGAATATGTTGgtattatttttcataaattacCAAATCATTTCCAACTCTCGATAAAGAGTGCTCACTGTGTTTGCAAATACAAATTCACCCATAGTaacaatatttttgcaaacatttGCAACCATGACTTTACAAGATTAATCACATTtgttaacgaaaaatatcattttaaaaagatgAACGGCGTTGATAGTGATCAATTTTGAAGAACGATCAAAACTATATCTATtcgatcaaagatagcgaatgccttttttgCGCGGTTCTTAGCTGCAACACACGCAAATCAATAACGGGGTGTTGTGCCAGATTTCGTAgcttatttcgctttattagatattattgatcAGATATCTATAGTTACAGAATTAAAAAAACTcaagaagaatgaaaataaatgaaagcatactGTATACGTCAGCCGACAACACACGTacgtatttaaacatatttatacgagcgttcttcgaacagaccgGATTTAGTGGTTTATCGGACATTGTCATTTGATTCGAATGTTGCTTAGTAAATCGGTCTATATGGtggaatatttctaattaaattacTCAAAACTGGTACTTATCGTGTAattattgaaaacacattaagaatctatgattgacataaCATTATAATATCGCCGAATAATATCTTTCTGATCAATATAAACTTCAAGTCCACCTAGTTAacgcgatagcgtttatataagATTCTGTTACTGACAGCGAACTGCCATTGATACCTtacgggttggaatgcaatgcattacagcgAGGTAatgattccactgctggaacgacggcttgtttacagctgcatacatttacatgtataacgGTCACTTTCAAAAGCAATTTAGAAGTTtttcgtcaaagcgtatatcaggtttttgaacaacaatacttatatgatctaaaatatacgaGTGCAGAGAATGCAAGATGGTAGTAATTActtaatatgagaacacagcctttaaggaCAAACGCTCTGGAGCTGACAACCTTCTAGCTATAAAGttgcacacacaaactgtattgatgtcgagactTTAGCGTGCCACTGTTCTATATCTCAAGCcttatcattagagataaaaGTATTTCATGATGAATgcgcagttaacatcgttgctaaacgaactgtagtatcacttttcataccctatacttccCACAAATAGAAAGTCGAATTAATAACATATgtcaatgtgaaaattgtttgtagattgcacgttttctacttGGACAAGTTTCAGGCTTTCCGGCGGGAAATtgtatattcaaattgattggacGTTACAGaggtcagctaaggtgaaaagctgggttagacagctacgccgaaaaacacacacacaagaaaACAGACAACCTACCGTTACAGCATCTCTTCTCGAGTCCATTCTCTACTCGCGTGTGAAGGCCATTACAACACAGTTTGTCTTGGTCATACTGCATCGGTTTTCTGTCAACAATGCAAGTCAGCAATTCTGAAAATATACTTGAATGTGTACATAAAACATTGTCAATATATGTatgacaaaatataatgacaattaGAATAATTTTCAAATACCTTTCATTGAGTTATGTTAAATACAGAACATTTTATAGCGTCGTTTTGCTGtataataaacatgtgtattaaaaatgtacaaatccTTCAACAATTGTGTTTCCAAATAAATTGTCTTAACCTTAAAGAAATGCAATTATGATATTAAAAATGCATGTTGATCTACAACCAGTATCGTTCAATGTAGAAATATACCTCCATCATTCGGGCAGCAAAGCACCAGAATAAAGATGACGTTTCTGAAAATGTATTTGACGTATAAATATCATTAATTGGTAGCCTACAATCGATACAATTTCCTTTTCGATTACGATAAAATAAGCTAAATaatagcaaaaaaataaataaataaatgacgataatgatgatgatgataattatgatgattatgagaaggaggatgaggatgagaaTGAGGAttaggatgatgaggatgattaGAACGAGGAGGATGaagatgacgacgatgacgacgatgacgatgatgacgacgacaacGAGGACGATGATGcttatgatgctgctgctgctgctgcatatgatgctgatgatggtgatgatggtgatgatgctgatgatgatgatgatgatgatgatgatgatgatgatgatgatgatgatgatgatgatgatgatgatgatgatgatgatgatgacaccgGAATTGGTAGCTTGTTGGAaagaacatatatttattttaacacatgACATCATGAAGCACTGTGATTTAAGATTGTTCTATATTTTGTGGGTCATTCAAGAGGTGTTACATTTTAGCAGCCAAGATGCGTACATTCGACCCTTTCGCGTATGCACTACTTACGTGTACTTGAAATTGAGATTTCGTAATAATATTCAGGGTTTGTGAGATGTTGCGAGGAAACCCGAGTATGAACTACTATCAAATTGGCATTTTATAATGAAGTACGTATGATGTATTTATATTCGATTGTGTGCGGCAAACCAGATGGAATATCCATTGTTCTGACTACAGTGACACGGTATATTGCTACTTATGAAACAATATATGTTGttacaattttatatatttttcttatgCGTTCGTACGTTACTTCTACGCCATCTACGTCAAGAACTCACGTAAATAGTGAATAAAACGTTTAGTAAACTTATTTTAAGTTGTTTCTTTCTATGATTTGAAAGCTTCATCATACATATGCATCGATTTAAAACGAATCCGTCTATATAAGGGGCAGAGCATATTAACACATAATGTATGATCACATATAGCATGCAAAGTAGATTTTTCATGTACTGTCCTTATTTTTACTGTATGGAAACCCATCTTGTCAATTTTAACTGAAACTTATGAACTGTATTAATCACACGCTtgaattgtttcatatttatttgaaacaaggGTTTTTCGAATATGTTATTACAGTACAACAGCGATACGTTTTGATCAATTAACACGTACCTATTCAATTTCGGAAACTCATCTGTAACAGCATAACGTTATTCATGCCATGTTAAATTGATTACTAATTATAATGTTAAAGTAAATATGTTTCAATGTATGCGTGTATTTTCGTTGTTACAAGCTGGTACGCTTAACCATTTATAACTCTATATTTGTGTTTTCTTACCCATTTTTGCTTCGTATTTGAAACGTATTAGTCTTACTATAAATATAAAAGTACattaataaatagaaaattgatAATTAAGATTGCATCTTGTTTTTAATCAGCTATTTATTCGATAGGTGCGACAATAACGTTGCATAGACtacataaatgttttaatttattattatattaattaagcGCGCTATTTAAATTGAATAGATTTTTGACAACGGCGCCATAAATTGTTCAAACATTAAAGATTAAAGGGACATATTGCAATTATTTCTCCGAAATTTATAAACGaaattttattttgctttctGGGTATAACCATGACTTAATATCCTTAGTAAAGTGAGCAAAACACATGTTTACGAGCGTTTGCATCACAGTGTTGaattgtaaaaatgtattatgttGGCCTTGCTTTTTCTCTCTACAAATACAATAACGACTATGACCATCTTGGTTTGAGTCGTATAGACCAGAGCAgaaacaaaatatgaagaaaCCTATATAACTACACTTTCGCGGTCACGCGTAATGGAAACGCAGACATGTTTTCGTAAACAATGTTAACGCAAAGATTTATGTTCCTTATCATGCAATACTGTCGAATATTCACGTTTGAAGAGTGTTTTGAAACTGATAACTCATATGTATAACTAGCTGCCctctatatttatttcaaactgcCAATACGATTGATGTGGACAGCTGGCCTGGAAAACACAATGGTGGACAAATACACGCTAAGCACAGAATCGGTTTAAAACTACTCTGGACTTGTTTAAAAAAGTGTTTTACCACGATGACCAGTCCCTTTGTCTGATGGGTTTAATTAAAAGGTAAAAACGtttatgattaaaatattttcaaattaaaattagtGTTGATAATTATTTGTAACTTGTTACTGTACTTTTAACTTTTCTTCTATTCATCTTAAATTCCTTGTAACTGTATTTTTAACTTTTCTGCTATTCATCTAAATTTCTTGTTAATAATTTACTATGATGAACAGCAAAATGACGTTCATCATTGCTATACTtcatatataaattttaaaagctgTCTACATTTAGACGAGTAGTTTAGACGAGAAAGATATAACGAATATTTTGACCCACATAACATTCAATTTTTCATCACGAAACATTTAAGacaaatatgtactttgaatacAAGTTAAATTGTtcacacatacattttatttatcaaaCAATAATCATAAAGCATCAACAGTTAAGATAAATGCATCGATGTCCACAATTATAAAATTCACAGCCCCAGTGGGACTCGAACACGACATCAAAAATCGCGTTATTAAATGAAAAGTTTACACACCCACATCAAAGTAATCAATAGTGCAAATACGGATTAATTTACTAAATAAACATTGTATTCATAACGATTTGATCACTTCTACTGCTTTTCTCGCGCCCGCCAAAGTATCTCGATGACATCttttaaatactaaataaatacTTTATTGAGTGTCTATACATCGAGACCTAGGTGATACAAGCAatcatgttataaatatatttctcgGCATAATCTCCGTGTTGTATGATTCCGTATTAGCCTTCGATATAACGCGTTAAATTAAACAATGGCATAACATTCActatttagacaaacatttaaaatagaGACCGTACCTATACGTTTTTATCGCAAGTCCGTTTCCAGCACACATTTCAGTTATTTTCGACATTTTACTGTATTTTATTTCTATGAATTTTTGTATTGATGGCTGATCAAGCAAACAACAAGACGATtaatattacaataaattaaacagCAGAAACAGCGATTAATATTCGCTTCAACCGGTGGAAGACCTGAGGGTAACTTTTGGGAAACCTTGTGAAAATCCCTGACCTGACTCATAGATTACGTGGATACCGAAttttaaaagcttttttttattaacatgcatTAAAACCGTCACATGATTAATAGCGTCGAGTAACTATAACTacgataaaattaaaaaacataaaatatggtttattgtaatgcaaggcctccggcccaaaatacaatttTTCAATAATCATCCAATGTGGTGACAACAGAGATAcgttaattaataatatattattaacgaGAACAACATGTAACGCAAAGACATAAGCATGCAATGTATATAACATATCATATGATAACTTTGACATGTAAGTGATTGAAGTTATATCTTTCATAATAAGATAGTACTTATAACGTCGTAAAACACTTTTATATTAAGTATCATTCAAAATTTCTTTCGAGTAGTAAACGCTTCGTGCATATATTTTGCCAAAGCAATTACACTCTTTCTATCATAAATCATTgtataaaacagatttaaagttatataatggTTTCCAGTTAATGTCCATTAAATATTTTAGTCTTATCTCATCACTTAATGTGCACTCTAAAACAAAATGGAATCTGTGTTCAATTATATAAACACTGCGTTTTTAACATAAGTTTTTATATTCATATGACGGCCCTTTTCAATTTGTAGTTCGTGGCCTGAACAACGAACAGTCGATAACGTCCTTTTACGATGCTCATTCACTGCATTCGCAGTCGACCGGTGAGTAAATCAATAAATTCTTATGACCGAAA
Encoded proteins:
- the LOC127871914 gene encoding uncharacterized protein LOC127871914 yields the protein MSKITEMCAGNGLAIKTYRNVIFILVLCCPNDGELLTCIVDRKPMQYDQDKLCCNGLHTRVENGLEKRCCNGTVYADLTHKCDNGIIVNIEEEIKNDTLQTSDVSPQTKNGPPKCPLCITGNHSGPAECKKKNKLNVRLEEIAQRKRDRLWLHVTVTRPEKYAGWRMILKTKSVCRECFQKGVAYVIFTNRWLDSLPEKSRITGSDVIVRKDQLSSFNCTVIRWAKTS